In a single window of the Populus alba chromosome 16, ASM523922v2, whole genome shotgun sequence genome:
- the LOC118033135 gene encoding 7-deoxyloganetin glucosyltransferase-like — MVYSVLADHHKPHAVCLPSPFQSHIKSMLKLAKLLHHRGFHITFVNTESSHKRLLKTRGPDSLNGLPDFRFESIPDGLPPSDENASPDVSAVGEAASKNLLDPFNEVLDKLNDTAASDSPPVTCILSDGFMPVAITSAEMHQIPIALLFTISACSFMGF; from the coding sequence ATGGTTTATAGTGTTTTAGCTGATCATCATAAGCCTCATGCAGTCTGTCTCCCTAGCCCATTTCAAAGCCATATAAAGTCAATGCTTAAATTAGCAAAACTACTACATCACAGAGGCTTTCACATCACCTTTGTCAACACAGAGTCTAGCCATAAGCGTTTGCTTAAAACTAGAGGTCCTGATTCCCTGAATGGGTTGCCCGACTTTCGGTTCGAGTCGATTCCAGATGGCCTTCCTCCTTCAGATGAGAATGCCAGCCCAGATGTCTCCGCAGTTGGCGAGGCTGCCTCGAAGAACTTGCTGGATCCGTTTAATGAAGTTCTTGACAAGCTCAATGACACAGCAGCTTCTGATTCACCCCCGGTGACCTGCATCCTTTCTGATGGTTTCATGCCAGTAGCTATCACTTCGGCTGAGATGCACCAAATTCCGATTGCGCTGTTATTCACCATCTCCGCTTGCAGTTTCATGGGCTTTTAA
- the LOC118033132 gene encoding 7-deoxyloganetin glucosyltransferase-like: MQAMAEKPHAVFIPLQLQSHIKSMLKLAKLLHHKGFHITFVNTEFNHGLLLNSRGPDSLNGLHDFRFETIPDSVPPSDTLTSAEDFKKNQLASFNDLLAKLHDTTYSGVPPVTCIVSDGMMPFAISAAEMLGIPIALFFTISASVFMCTKQFRALKKKGLAPLDDEIFQTNDFADRIIDGIPGMKGLRLRDIPRFSRSTDPNGWLLNNAMEAVESASKASAIILHTFDALEQEVLNALFSMHSRVFPIGPLQLLLKQVPEDDLKSIGCNLWKEESECLQWLDSKEPKSVIYVNFGSIAVISKQQFNEFGMGLAKSGHPFLWAIRPDMVIGDSPILPPEFMKEAKERGFIASWCPQEEVLSHPSIGGFITHCGWGSTIESISSGVPMLCWPSFGDQRTNCRYTCNEWGIGMEIDSNVKGENVEKLVRELMEGEEGKKMKSRSMEWKKVAEEATAPNGSSSMNLDKLINEVLLS, translated from the exons ATGCAAGCCATGGCTGAAAAACCTCACGCAGTTTTTATCCCCCTCCAACTTCAAAGCCACATAAAATCAATGCTAAAATTAGCCAAACTACTTCACCACAAAGGTTTTCACATAACCTTTGTCAATACTGAGTTCAATCATGGACTCCTGCTTAATTCTAGAGGTCCTGATTCCCTTAATGGCTTGCATGATTTTCGATTTGAAACCATTCCGGACAGCGTCCCTCCTTCTGATACTCTTACATCTGCTGAAGATTTTAAGAAAAACCAACTGGCTTCGTTTAATGACCTGCTTGCCAAGCTTCATGACACAACATATTCTGGTGTGCCCCCAGTGACTTGTATTGTCTCTGATGGTATGATGCCATTTGCTATCAGTGCTGCTGAAATGCTAGGAATACCTATTGCCTTGTTCTTTACTATATCTGCATCTGTCTTCATGTGCACCAAACAATTTCGTGCACTGAAAAAGAAAGGCCTGGCGCCACTAGATG ACGAGATCTTTCAAACAAATGATTTCGCAGACAGAATCATAGACGGGATTCCAGGAATGAAAGGTCTACGTTTAAGAGATATTCCAAGGTTCTCTCGAAGTACAGATCCGAATGGTTGGTTGCTTAACAACGCCATGGAAGCAGTTGAGAGTGCTTCTAAAGCTTCTGCGATTATTTTGCATACTTTTGATGCTTTGGAGCAAGAAGTTTTGAATGCTCTTTTCTCTATGCATTCTCGTGTCTTTCCAATCGGTCCACTTCAGTTGCTTCTCAAGCAAGTGCCTGAAGATGATCTGAAGTCCATTGGATGTAACCTGTGGAAAGAAGAGTCTGAGTGTCTGCAATGGCTTGACTCCAAGGAACCAAAATCAGTAATTTATGTGAACTTTGGCAGTATAGCAGTCATCTCAAAGCAGCAGTTCAATGAATTTGGAATGGGACTTGCTAAAAGTGGTCATCCATTTTTATGGGCAATAAGACCTGATATGGTCATTGGGGACTCGCCTATTTTGCCACCAGAGTTTATGAAAGAGGCTAAAGAGAGGGGCTTCATTGCTAGTTGGTGTCCACAAGAAGAAGTCCTCAGCCACCCTTCAATTGGAGGTTTTATAACTCATTGTGGATGGGGCTCCACAATTGAGAGCATTTCTTCTGGGGTGCCTATGCTTTGTTGGCCATCCTTCGGTGATCAGCGAACAAACTGTCGGTATACATGCAATGAGTGGGGAATTGGGATGGAAATTGATAGCAACGTCAAGGGAGAAAATGTGGAGAAGCTTGTGAGAGAGTTGATGGAAGGAGAGGAAGGTAAGAAAATGAAGAGCAGGTCCATGGAATGGAAAAAAGTAGCAGAAGAGGCAACTGCTCCAAATGGTTCCTCATCCATGAATTTGGACAAGCTGATAAACGAAGTGCTTCTGTCATGA
- the LOC140954162 gene encoding (R)-mandelonitrile beta-glucosyltransferase-like — protein sequence MKDIRIRDLPSFVRTTDATHFMFNFCLGCAERAPSASAVIFHTFDALEQEVLTALYPMFPRVYTIGPLQLLLNQIQEDHLNSIDCNLWKEEVECLQWLASKTPNSVIYVNFGSVVVATKEQLIEFGMGLSKSGHPFLWIIRPDMITGDSAILPPEFTEETKERGFICSWCPQEEVLNHPSIGGFLTHCGWGSTIESISSGVPMLCLPFAGDQPTNCRYTCAEWGIGMEIDSNVKRDNVEKLVRDLMEGERGKKMKEKATDWKKLAEEASGPRGSSTMNLDKLVKEVLLSRNQTYDV from the coding sequence ATGAAAGACATACGGATAAGAGATCTTCCAAGTTTTGTTCGTACAACAGATGCAACTCATTTTATGTTCAACTTCTGCCTAGGATGCGCTGAGAGAGCTCCTTCAGCTTCTGCGGTCATTTTCCATACTTTTGATGCTTTAGAGCAAGAAGTACTGACTGCGCTTTATCCTATGTTCCCTCGTGTCTACACAATCGGTCCACTTCAATTACTTCTCAATCAAATCCAAGAAGATCATCTAAATTCTATTGATTGTAACCTATGGAAAGAAGAAGTTGAGTGTCTCCAATGGCTTGCTTCGAAGACACCCAACTCagtaatttatgttaattttggtAGCGTAGTAGTGGCTACAAAGGAGCAGCTCATTGAATTTGGAATGGGACTTTCTAAAAGTGGTCACCCATTTTTATGGATAATACGACCTGACATGATCACCGGCGACTCCGCGATATTGCCACCAGAATTCActgaagaaacaaaagaaagggGCTTTATTTGTAGTTGGTGTCCACAAGAAGAAGTTCTCAACCACCCATCTATTGGAGGTTTTCTAACGCATTGTGGCTGGGGTTCCACAATTGAGAGCATTTCTTCTGGTGTGCCTATGCTTTGTTTACCATTCGCTGGTGATCAACCAACAAATTGTAGGTATACATGCGCTGAGTGGGGAATTGGAATGGAGATTGATAGCAATGTGAAAAGAGATAATGTGGAGAAGCTTGTGAGAGATTTGATGGAGGGAGAGAGAGGTAAGAAAATGAAGGAGAAAGCCACAGACTGGAAAAAACTAGCAGAGGAGGCCAGTGGTCCCAGAGGCTCATCAACCATGAATTTAGACAAGTTAGTGAAAGAAGTGCTTTTGtcacgaaaccaaacttatgacgtataa
- the LOC118033133 gene encoding protein PAT1 homolog 2, with protein MSPQQQLQQQRLHPSVQPSLAHFAAMQSQLFNAHPSSLHIREQKHKSSQRNRRFSQGSDTSSQKSDGGWVQFRSKHMTADEIESILKMQHAATHSNDPYIDDYYHQASLAKRSTGSRTKNNFCPSHLKELPSRSRNSADQHSHLHFDALGKMPLPSIRRPHPLLEVDPPGSGDGNSEQMSERPLEQEPMLAARITIEDSLSLLLDVDDIDRFLQCNQPQDGGAQLRRRRQNLLEGLAASLQLVDPLGLTGKTAGLSSEDDIVFLRLVSLPKGRKLTCKFHQLLYPGSELTRVACMAIFRHLRFLFGGIPSDTGAADTTTNLTKTVSACVSGMDLHALSACLVAIVCSSEQPPFRPLGSPAGDGATVILKCLLERASKLLHGPQAYLSLIVS; from the coding sequence ATGTCACCACAGCAGCAATTGCAACAGCAGAGACTGCACCCTTCAGTTCAACCATCTTTGGCTCATTTTGCAGCAATGCAATCTCAACTCTTTAATGCACATCCTTCATCATTACATATCAGggaacaaaaacataaatcatcCCAAAGAAACCGGCGCTTTTCACAAGGCTCTGACACTAGTAGTCAGAAAAGTGATGGTGGCTGGGTGCAATTTCGATCCAAGCATATGACAGCTGATGAAATTGAGAGTATTCTGAAAATGCAGCATGCTGCTACTCATAGCAATGACCCATATATAGACGATTACTACCACCAAGCTTCTCTTGCCAAAAGATCTACCGGGTCGAGAACTAAAAACAATTTCTGCCCGTCTCACTTGAAGGAGCTACCTTCTCGATCTCGTAACAGTGCGGACCAGCATTCTCATCTCCATTTTGATGCACTTGGGAAGATGCCCCTCCCTTCCATACGGAGGCCTCATCCCCTTCTTGAAGTTGATCCTCCTGGTTCTGGTGATGGAAACTCTGAACAAATGTCTGAGAGGCCTTTGGAACAGGAACCTATGCTTGCAGCTAGAATCACCATTGAAGATAGCCTGTCTCTTCTTCTTGATGTAGATGATATTGACCGTTTCCTGCAGTGTAATCAGCCCCAAGATGGTGGGGCTCAGCTCAGACGTAGGCGGCAGAACTTGCTTGAAGGATTGGCAGCGTCACTTCAGCTTGTTGACCCACTTGGCCTAACTGGCAAAACTGCTGGACTTTCCTCAGAGGATGACATTGTGTTCCTGCGGTTAGTATCACTTCCCAAGGGTCGAAAGCTCACCTGCAAGTTTCATCAGCTTCTATATCCCGGGAGTGAACTCACTCGTGTTGCCTGCATGGCTATTTTCCGTCACTTGAGGTTTTTGTTTGGTGGCATTCCCTCAGATACTGGAGCAGCTGACACAACTACAAATCTCACAAAGACAGTTTCTGCATGCGTAAGCGGCATGGATCTTCATGCATTGAGTGCTTGCCTTGTAGCCATAGTTTGTTCTTCAGAGCAGCCACCATTTCGGCCTCTTGGTAGCCCTGCAGGGGATGGAGCCACGGTTATTTTGAAGTGTCTTCTTGAAAGAGCTAGTAAACTATTACATGGTCCCCAGGCTTACTTAAGCCTCATCGTTTCATAG